The DNA region cattgttacagccactgtgtcaatccaccttgttgagggtcttcttctttttcactgaccctgtactttgccaagcatgtccttctccaaggactgatcccccgtgacaacatgtccaaagtatgtaagacgcagtttcaccatccttgcctctaaggagcattctggtcgcacttcctccaagacagatttgttcgttcttttggcagtccatggtatattcaatattctttgccaacaccacaattcaaaggcttcgactcttcttcggtcttccttattcattgtccagctttcacgtgcatatgatgtgattgaaaataccatggcttgggtcaggcacaccttagtcttcagggtgacatctttgctcttcatcactttaaagaggtcctttggagcagatttacccaatgcaatgagtcttttgatttcttgactgctgcttccatggctgttgattgtggatccaagtaaaatgaaatccttgacaatttcaatcttttctccgtttatcgtgatgttgctcattggtccagttgtgaggatttttgttttctttatgttgaggtgtaatccatactgaaggctgtggtctttgatcttcattagtaagtgcttcaagtcctcttcactttcagcaagcaaggttgtgtcgtctgcataacgcaggttgttaatgagtcttcctccaatcctgatgccccatgtttcttcacatagtccagcttctcggattatttgttcagcatacagattaaataggtatggtgaaagaatacaaccctgatgcatacctttcctgactttaaaccaatcagtatccccttgttctgtccaaacaactgcctcttgatctatgtaaaggttcctcatgagcacaattcccattctttgcaatgttatccataatttgttatgatccacacaatcgaatgcctttgcatagtcaataaaacacatgtaaacttccttctggtattctctgctttcagccagaatccatctgacatgagcaatggtatccctggttccacgtcttcttctgaaaccggcctgaatttctggcaattctctgtcggtatactgctgcagccatttttgagtgatcttcagcagaattttgcttgcatgtgatattaacgatattgttctataatttccacattcagttggatcaccttccttgggaataggcataaatatggatctcttccagtcagttggccaggaagctgtcttctatatttcttggcatagacgagtgagcacctccagtgctacatctgtttatttaaacatctcagttggtattccatcaattcctggagccttgtttctcaccaatgccttcagaacagcttggatttcttccttcagtatcattggttcctgatcatatgccacctcttgagtttatcccacctgaatttagagaccatctcaagaatagatttgatgcatgcaatggcatcatacgcatgtgagagctgggcaatgaataaagaagactgaagaagaattgatgcctttgaattgtgttggtgaaaaatattgactacaccatggtctgccaaaagaatgaacaaatctgccttggaacaagtacaaccagaatgctccttagaaggaaggatggcaagactatgtctcacatattttgtacatattgtcaggagggatcagtccccggagaatgacatcatgcttggtaaagaacaggttcagcagaaaagaggaagaccctcaatgagatggacggacacagtgactgcaacaatgggctcaagcatagcaatgattgtgagcatggctcaggatcagacagtgttttgttctgtggtacataggattgctataagagtcggaactgacttgacggcacctaacaacaacagcagcaggtaGGGacaattctaatggcttccacttagtttttcctaccataatagcccttacacCACCTGTCAGAGATCCCCTGTGGAGGTTCTgacagttgctgagtatgtctattccaattatgcattatgGAACTTGAGAAATCACTACATGATGAGTTTGTGGATCCACTGGTCCCAttgtgagatgaacctgagctaagactccattaataacctggccTCCATACGTTCCTACTCTGACTGGTAGactacagtgacattttgggtctcctgaaattagtttcagctcattttttttttttttttcagagccagtgtccagtgaCCCTCAAAAAgtctggttcttttcttttccccaatgaacagtcactctcataaaaggctgtagatccctttggggaaggttgAGAGAAACATACTATACATATTTGGCAGTGTGGTGGGGTCCCTCCTCAAGGTGACCTGGCCTTCTCTTCATTTAAGGGGTCATGGACCTTGAAACTCATTCAAGTCTGCGAATTGACTGAAagaccatgactctctattctagtGATTCAAATTAgattgctgttcacttgacctagaattcctCTGCttctacagatcaagtaaatatttagtatatttcccatctatttcactcttaAGGTCACTATGACAAATTAggcaatgccataagtccatatgagccAGACTATTCTAATtaatgctttgactctgctgtctgcAACGGTAACTAAGCCCACCTTGTCTTTATTGATTGAGTGCCACcgcttggcccctaccaccatgggatCCAATCAGCCCCATCGTAGTTAGGTATCTTAATTCAGTTACGGCAGTTACCACTGTCAAATCTGGcttacataaaacagcaatcacagcagtcttcaagggtaCTAGGGCTCACTTCACAGATTTGTTCCTGGCCATTgtagtaaaaggtgtgtcctcttgGGATTCCATGTGTGGATCTTTGGGTTcaatctgataaatccactctcaCACAccaatttctctaagcctttggatacctacttctacagtataccaaggcaggtttgGCAGTTCAACTTGATTTAATGTAGGCCTCCGTGTAATCCATGTAATCTGAACAAACCAAATAAACTCTTACAtccttttctagcttcttgagCTGAAAGGTTGAatgaatctgtgcttagtggactcATAtcgataaactcagactgattcaaCATTATGTTCCTTGTAACATTACcattagtggaaaagaggaagaccctcaacgagatggattgacacggtggctgcaacaatgagctcaagcataacaatgattgtgagcatggggcaggaacgggcagtgttttgttctgtggtacagagggtcactacgagtcgaaacTGTCGACcgtaccttacaacaacaacatcattatctcacacccttaatagccactgccacacatattccccaggtttctgtttgtatatattacaaaaatcaagcagttcttttggagtgtatcaTAGCTTCccttgggtcacactttgtagtTCACCTCTTGGGGCTCACCGGGACGTAAGTCTagctataggtctagaagcagaAATGGGTGATGGGGTGGGTCCTGGAGACATTCAGCAatatgcctcaggcaatgccctagGTAACACCCCAGGCTCTgccccaggtgatatctcagacaaagactcttcaggtACAGAGGGTTAATCTCATCACGTGGGAGTGGAAGAGATAacagttttactggggagggtgacatagcagacaaagatggagtaatttcCTTAGATGGGAGTaacagggctggttctgttggcaggagtgattcaatggaatttaggggcttcATGTCCCagattcctgattatctgcccatatgaccccatcccaagtttcaggatcccgttTCTTCCAATCAAtgacctcactttaacttcagacaccatttgagatTGGAAATTCAATTGGGTAGTAATTCACCCACTTTtacgataagactctgggtttggcttttggcaatatcgctctgttactacaagaaataagtctTTCTTTCAGAacacaagtggcaacttttagGTCTTTTATGCAGcatttgagctgtgactctgactTTTCTAGTAGGACCAACCAaatagcttccttatacttctcattatcacaaaattgtagaaaaatacCAAATATACAATCACACAGAGCCTTGTTTCTCAAAAATATTTGAcccattggtggtgatattttgtgtatttctattgccacctcatgccatggattagcagtgccctctttactattgGAGACAGAGTCAACAGCACCTTTAAGGCCAGCCAGACTTGAGAATcgattcagaaaactcatctttaTGATTTTGATCctgtagaaccactcttggtaccaaatgtctttttctgtagtggagcaaaaccagtgaagtgtatgtcTATGTATgtctgtaaatatatatacagagagatttatttcaaggagtgggtcaTGCAGTTGTGGTGCCTGTCAAGtttcaaatccatgggtcaggtgtcaggctggaggcttctcctgactcacatggatgtaggggctgatgaacctaaAATCtagaggtcagacagcaggctgctggctcacattccaagaactggaggtcagagggtgACAAGTCAAATGTAGGATAAagagagagcaagctttgccCAGACATTCATACATATTGGACATAGGcccactcccaaggaaactccactttaaactgattggctgcttacaacagatcacatcatggatggTAATTACatcatatctgccaaaccactgagaatcatggcctagacaggTTGACACATAACCATAACCATCACATGATACAAACCTAATTGATAAAAccataaggaaaatcaaagaaatgaCGATCACAAAACTCAGTACAATGGTTATCTCTGGGGATGGGGAGGTTTTGTAACTGAGGAGGGGCCCTTAGTGCATCGATGTTAATGAGGTTATTGatgttcagccagaatgctccttagaagcaaggatgctgagacttcacCTTGCTTACTTTAGACCATTATCGGGAGGGACTGATCCCTGTGGAAGGAtatcatgctggtaaagtagagggtctataaaagagaggaagatcctcagtgagatggctgacatagtggttgcaatgatggtctcaagcacagcaatgattgtgaggatggcacaggtctggacagcatttcattctgttgtacctggggtcactatgagtcagaattgcctcaatggcacctaacaacagcaacaacagtcatGTTCTGTGTTTTGATCTAGGTAGTAGTTACtcagaggaagagagaaataaaaagaagtggaagaagaggaagaaagaacagaaagaaggaaagagaaaaatagggagggtgagaggaagaggaagaagacagGTAGAaagtaagaaggaaaaaagaaaagaatggagcTGAAGGTAGAGAGAGTCTGGAATGTCTTTAGGATGGTTCAAAACACCAGAAATCATTACCTGGCGGGGGAATTAGCTTCATGGTCCTCAGAGGCCATATACCTTCTTTCATTCTCCTCACAGCTTAATGGGAGAACCCATTCAGTCCCTCAAGGACCAGCCCTCAAGACTTCTCTGTGGATGAGAATATAACCATCCAAATACCCATGACGTGGCAGAATAACCATCGTCTCTGTAATCGTGAAGATGAATTCTCTCCCTGCTCAGTGCTGTGGATGAATTATGAAGGGGACAcagtggtgtttttcattcttccaAACCAAGGGAAAATGAAGCAGGTAGAAGGTCCTTGACTCCAAAGTTGCTAATAAAGTCGAACAACATGTTCCAGCAAGTAATCATTGTGCCGGGGGTGCTGACCTATGGTCAGTCCTTCCCTTCAAAGGTACCATCCTAATGaaagtcaggagccctggtggcacagtggttaagagctcagctgataacaaaagtttggcagttcaaatccaccatccgctccttggaaaccctatggtaagttctaccgtgtcctatagggtggctaggagtcggaatcaactccatggcagcgggtaatgaaagtgaaaacaaaacaaaacccattgcctttgagtcgaattccaaatcacagcaaccctacaggatagagtagaacagccccatagtgtttccaaggctgtaaacctgtACAGAAgtctactgccacatctttctcctgtggagaagctggtgagtttgaacagttgacctttcagttagcagcagcacttttaaccactgcaacatcagggctcctttaaagaaAGCCAATGCCTCCAAAATAAGGAGTGATCACAAAATCATGAAAGCATTTTCACTTCCTCTAAAATTTTCCTTAAAGCACTCCCTTACTGCATTTAAAATAAGATTCTAGTGCTCTACCCACTTCAGGGAGCCCAGCCAGTCTTGCATTCAGACCCCAGGGACCTGGAAACATGCTCAGAGAATTCTACTAGAAGAACCCTGTAAGTCCAAGAGTTAAGGTCATCTCACTCAGGTCACCGAAGGGTCCCATCACTCTCAATGGCCCTTCACTAGACGTCTGAAGAAAAAGCTGCATGTCACTTACACTTCTACTTGTTCCAAATGGTGCAAGGGTACAGAGACCCTCTGAGTCCTAGAGAGAGAGCAGGCTGAAGCTCCACATAAAAGAGGAGATGTGTATGTTGGATTCCTGCCCCAAGGAAGGGTCAGGCCTACCGATGCCACCGTTGCCCCACTATCCCTGCAGTCCTACTGTGAGACCTCAGTGGTTCCATCATGGACCCTCCCACCTCACACGGGATGGCTCCTCAGAAGTCACACAGCCCGGGACTGTCAGCTGAGGCCCTGGGCAGGGTCCATCCACAGATTTTCCTATCTGGCTGCAAAGGGTTGACTCCTTCTAGTCCACAGCCACCCTTCCCTGGCATGTCACCTGGAAGCCTCTGACCTGGTTGGTGAAGGCTCTGGTTTTCCACCCTGTTCTGTTCTAACCCTTTATCTTGCAGGTGGTGGTGGAAGAGTTGACCACATCCCAATACGCTGGATAGATGTGCTGAAGTTCACACAGCAAATGAGGGACAGAGTGTAGACCAGACCTACCTAGGGGTTTGCCTGGTCCTCTGGGGGAGCAAACCTCAATGCACTGCACAGACATGGAAATGTGAACCTCTCTTGGGACCTCTGAGCAGGAGACTTCTCTCAGGAAGAGGCTAGCCAACTTCCAGTGATGTTTCTTTCTGGGTCAGGACTCCACACTGTACCCTGGGTCTGTTTAGTAACAATTACCTGGTGGTGGAAGCATTAGGTGAAGCTGAGAGGGCCTTGTCTTTCCCAATCCTCCTGGGCTTGAGAAACCCCAAGCTCATCGtgggcccccccacccccagagctcAGGCAGAGCCGGGAGCTGCCCAGGACTGACTGTGCTGTGAGTAACACTTTTTCTGGGGCCTTTCCTGCCCCCCTGGGGCCACAATGGAAGACCCGAGAGGAGGGTGGCCAACTGTCCTGCTTTGCTCAGGACTGAGAGGGCTCCTGGGACAAAGGGCTTTCAGTGCTAAAGCCAGGAGCATCTAGGGTAAACGGGAGTGAGTTGGTCACCATACCTACAAACACTAAGCGTAGAAAGCCCCCTACACATGATCCCATCCCAATGTGTAGGAAGCAAGGTTGGAGGGAGGGTTGAACAGCTGAGAGACATGGTCCAATTTGTGATTTTAAATAATCACTCCAATTGCTGTGTGGACAGGGAGAGTAGAAAGAACAGTTAGGAAATGACTGGAGCCTTGTCTTCACTCAGTGGTCAGCAACCTTATGGCCATGGTTCATCTCTGTCTCACCTCCTGGTTTTGCAGCCCATGAGCTAAAAgtgttttttagattttatattttcggtggttggaaaacaaaaaatccaagaaaGACCAATATCTTCAAACACATGAATGTTACGTGGAATTCAAATTTTTGTGGAATctataaattttggggggacacagctaTGCCAGTTCATACTTGTCTCCACTGTGGCTGTGTGCTCACTACAATAACCTGGCTGAGGAGTTGAGGTAGAAGCTCTATAgctgacaaaaccaaaaacattcgCTGTCTGACCCTTTACAAGAAAAGCTTGTTGCCTTTTGGTCTAGGTGAGAGGCGGTGGGGCACGGATTAAGATTTTAGCAGGGAGGGGCTGAGAGGTTGAAGAAGGAATCTTCAGGACTCGCCGATGGATGGAATGGAAGGTGGTGGATGGAGGGAGGAGAGGTGTTAGGgccactggataaaaaaaaaaaaaaaaaaaaaaaaacttttaggcaGAAGCAAATTCGTAGAGAAAATCAATCATTCTGTTTTGAGCGGGTTAAGCTGATCACGAAGGAGGCACCAATTCCATCCCTGCGACGCTGGGCGAATCACTTATTGAATGACGGTTTCCTCCTCTTTACAGAGTGGTAATGAGAATACCAGGTCTACTGACTTCTCTCTGGGTATGAGGGTcaaacaaaaaggaatgaaagtCCAGTGATTCCATTACAGGGATTTGTTCCAAGGAAAGAAtctgagaaataaaattttatgtatcgcattgggcaaactgactgcaaaagacctctttaaagtgttggaaagcacgtatgtcattttgaggattaaggggcacctgacccaagccacggtatttttaaCAGCCTCATAttatgactgcaacaatgaactcaaacatagcaacgattgtgagcatggcacaggaccctgcagtgttttgttctgttgtgcatagggtcgctatgagcagaaactgacttgatggcacctaaaaacagcaacaacatgcatATGTTAATTATAATGTTTCTGGTAATAATGAATAAttggaaaaaaatctaaataaaaggAGATTGCCTAAATACTTTATCATATATACTTTAAAATTAACTAATTTGAAACCATTAAGAAATtgtgttttcaaatatttaatgacAAGGGAAATATCCATAAAAATAGTATACGGTTATTAAAATTTTGGATTACAAAAAAATCAATACACACTTTGTAAGGAAAATATAcagacagaaaaaaggaaaagattagaATATACACTGAAATGTTAATGACACTTTTCTTTGGAAGTTGGGATGACGGatggttttcattttctcttgtaGTTTTCTAAAACATTCTACAGTCAACATGTATTTATAATTGTAAAataaatcttgttttttaaagcTGAATGTGCATAGCAATAAAGGctagaaatatttcttaaaaagggGGGCAGAATGAAAGGTATTCGTAAACTGTAAAGGACACCATGAACTTTTGTAGCATAGAAGCGAAAACACCCTCAGCGATAAGCACACCGAGCGTGACGTCACTGGATGAATTGAATTAGCTCCAAAGGGCAGTCTGCAGACCTGAGTTCTAGCTCCAACTCTGGCGAGTTGGGTGGCCTTCGCTCCATCACTTCCGGAGCCTCCGTGTCCTCATCTCCGAGATAAGGACAGAATCTAGAGTGTGTGGAGCTCACAGAGAGGGGGACACGAGACTGCTTTGCCGACACTAAGGCAGTGCCATAAAACGTGCTGTCGTCATCATACACAGGGGCGGTGCTGGCTGCTGGTTTGTCCTCTGCATGTCCATCTGCAGGAGTGCATGGTGCCATTTACTGTCTGGGCACCtgccccttcccttcctctctgtaGGGTGAGATTAATCTGCTCTGCGGGAAATCTCCTGGGCACTCTCTGTCCTCCCATAGACCTGAGAGTGGAGAAGATGCATCTCGTCGTCCGCCTGCTCCTCCTTCTGGCCATACCACTGGCTCTTTCTCGGGGTCAGCCACACCCTGAGCACAATGAGGGATATTTCACTGATAGCTCTCATCAAGAGACTTGGGGCACAGGTGAGAGCTCCCCCTGCCTCAGGGTCATCCCCAGCAATACAGCCTTTGCCCTCCACCTCTACCACCTGATGGCCTCCGAGTCCCCCAGCAGGAACATCTCCCTGCTGAGCATCTCGGCCGCCCTGACCATGCTCTCCCTGGGGGCCCGTGGGCACGCCCAGACCCAGATCCTCCAGGGCCTGGGCTTCAACCTCACAGAGATGACTGAGTCCGAcatccaccagggcttccaatacCTCCTGCACACTCTCAACCTTGCCAACGACATGCTGGAGACACACGTGGGCAATGCCCTGTTCCTTAATGACACCATGGCCTTCTATGAGTCCCCGCTCTTTCACACTAACTTCCGCGACTCAGTGGGTGCAGCTCAGCTTATCAACGGCCACGTTAAGAAGGAAACACAAGGAAAGATTGCGAATTTGGTCAGCAAGCTCAGCAAGGACACCATGATGGTGCTGGTAAATTACATCTACTTTAAAAGTAAGAGGCAACTCATTAGTGAATTCTAAATTCTTCCCCTttccccataatttgttatctgataaaacattaaaaacaggACATAGATGGATTGAATCTAATAGGGTCCAGAAACCCTCAGgaaatttaacattaaaaaaaaaaaaaaaaaaaacattagggagggaaaaagagagagtgaaaaggaatgaaagaatgaatgcatggaagaaggaagtggggagggagggcagcAGGGAGGCTgacaggaaagagaaagggagggagggaggaagaaaagagggagggaggaaggaaggagacttTAGTATGGCCTTTGTAGTCAGGACAGCGGTTGGAATCCCAGGTTCCACACTTCTAGCTGGACTAATACTCCTGGCAGTGGCCAACCTCTCGGAGACCCCAGTCCGATCTTCGTAGATTACTCACTCACTCCCTATCCTCACTCCCTTCCTATCGCAGCGTAAATTTAATAGGCCACCTTTATAATCACTtcttcacacacacactaaaCTTACTTGGTATCTCTCCTTCTGTCGTATTCCTCAGGCAAAGCTGCAAATCTACATCTGCACCAAAAATTGAATGTGGTtggagaaaaaaatccaaatacgCTGACAGTCTAACCCAAAATGAACTAATGGTCCAGTTTGTCTATATCTGTGCCTAGCGGCTAGATGTGGTTGAAGAAAAAGACTCCAGTGTGAAGATGACCTCCCTTCAGATTCATGAACGTGAATCTTCAAAGGTCATTCCACAGGGTCCACCAATCCTACTTACCCATCTCCAGGGTCTTCATTCTACATTCTCCAAAACAACTATTAACTACGTCTTCCATCTCAATCCCCTTTTCCCACACCTCACTTTGACTTGATGATCTTGCTTCACACGTCATCGAGCAAACAATCAGCTAACCAGCAAGTCTATCATCTTCTTAACCCGAATTAACTCACCTCTCTGCACTGGGACCCACACTCTCAGCCACTCCAGTTCCTTTTATGAAGGAACAAGTGACTCATGTCTCATCCAAGGCTGTCCCCCTACTCACATTCTGCTGTCTCCTCTCTCCTCTCAAGGTTGCTGACCCAACAATTATCTGCTCTTTCCAACTTTATCCTTCTCTCTCTATTGCAGTGATCCTATCTACGTATCAGCAAACATTCTCTGGTATCTCTATTTTAAAATCTAAATGAGCCCTAGGGGCTCCGATCCCCAGGTATGTCAGGTTTTAAATTATCTGAGTGGTGCACAGGGAACAGATAGCAACACTGAGATTGGGCATGGCCTTTGGATGACACAGAACACCAGGAGCCATTCCTTGGCTGGGAATTGGCTTTGTGGTCCTCAGAGGCCCTATATCTTCTGTCACTCTCCcctcagctctgtgggagaaacccTTCAGTCCATCCAAGACCTCACCTCAAGACTTCTATGTGGATGAGAGCACAACTGTCCAGGTACCCATGAAGTGGCAGGGTGACCATCACCACTGGTATCTTTGCGATAGATACTTGCCCTTCTCGGTGC from Elephas maximus indicus isolate mEleMax1 chromosome 10, mEleMax1 primary haplotype, whole genome shotgun sequence includes:
- the SERPINA4 gene encoding kallistatin, producing MHLVVRLLLLLAIPLALSRGQPHPEHNEGYFTDSSHQETWGTGESSPCLRVIPSNTAFALHLYHLMASESPSRNISLLSISAALTMLSLGARGHAQTQILQGLGFNLTEMTESDIHQGFQYLLHTLNLANDMLETHVGNALFLNDTMAFYESPLFHTNFRDSVGAAQLINGHVKKETQGKIANLVSKLSKDTMMVLVNYIYFKTLWEKPFSPSKTSPQDFYVDESTTVQVPMKWQGDHHHWYLCDRYLPFSVLWMNYDGDAVVFFILLNQGKMMQVEEALTPEILIRWNNLLQKKAYFYRKLELRFPRFSISGSYELDQILPKLGFTELFSEQANFSGITKTLNLKMSKSFHKAVLDVNEVSTKAGAATGFSIAFKSAPKQPRVLRVNWPFLMVIFSTIAQSILLLGKVIDPTKP